Proteins from a genomic interval of Nematostella vectensis chromosome 12, jaNemVect1.1, whole genome shotgun sequence:
- the LOC116614143 gene encoding uncharacterized protein LOC116614143 isoform X2, producing the protein MADQKLEKLDEIEKAARKRLAELEKEHAKALRKLQRAEKSKERQRRRKTIHGYPSHPSQTSNATKSCPTSVRKMCVLDTVTELTTSPVEEQSGSPRELHAQLSNITLNRLQTQLSQPLTSEGNKPTDRLHTNKSQVLTIVRNMPPDRLNIDPTRVVTGEGDMPSDRLHIDQSQPLTSEGSMALDKRHIDQSKALISEGHIPSDMLNIYQSQTMTSEENMPLDRRHIDLSQPLTSEGNMALDKRHIDQSQPLKIEGKMTSNSLYSVIQQSLLTGQGTQSEEALGLSCLKDQGIEGGLCTGNDHYGATNNTKERENDSISMDNRDQSLEDISKCDGPSQSLISREVNTSRLEKEADQEKELPKVPVGKTLTNGYSAHSNAFHSTPDLQNCNLVKNTGSSGFRQAKLNQTSDSVDIKDKDTSKVNRLEITSQDSSICGSSLLIGFSLCRNDASVTKNSKKPSTGSKQLCSQSDTMSLSLGSNESRTEFIFTVKRMHSSGRSEDDNSVELDLEGVNRGIQPSMSSVSDERQQYLNSQERKDWLHLFEEAYPRRSSRLRTPRSNTTHSSSRTSRQAKTEPRETKRKRKTSTAHPDDARPSTPQSFVAQDPMPSTICQDDFVGNVGCVITFKDEEMPNSCKPRFPRPEVELWRNGGPFAVISDFSLPDKNFAKLKLDKIKMGNLAPRKSLEPCASVSTSDVEMHCKLEAKRAGKSKDVSTRAPAQVTTSRSDIAESSNLVACSQCEAASTENDHLGVTSDDLSPPRILNETYIVCKKVMSAAEDDKDGDSSRTFDHPEDPASSPNRKCIGLDVSGNIGRCRLDGGTPYIHTPDDSLKDTAKGRENNSINSLPLDISQNREKAAMGLVNEDVSPEKFAVESGETPPKRCRTSPDPSDPTSHTSPEPCISKSIANHIELGTTVLNRQGNESQVMEPSVGDAATPYGKSSDPDGRESSASMDIQSSSLTPVLMQACLEHNDNGRVLAICQSSCELANGLKTDLIAVCLADYFVIWMRNAGLEWNVLQTWSLDKEYGDVFSSVEFLPCETHIALVAGGKFSETNGRIFGCSEDNGYDFELFHQDIDSSKSFMDLCVPHKSRDLVRDPDVELIIAGGCARDQAVQKWTLDSLCLNIKKCEKLPVPVNTDGTISLCVAEGLSCLLVGGTKHTVLLWNYKSCILLKIINLTICHAQGLRLLQAESQKGLLLLTIENMSSRMVPPHHGYCVCALNPKSGKLVHLQDYACSTPGRLERVISFADSQYIACGHSDGTVQLWNKTSPQAAPLLCVFQGPVCSISLHPSRPLVAFGDTTGCVHLYSLW; encoded by the exons AGAGCTGAGAAATCAAAGGAAAGGCAGAGGAGGAGAAAGACAATCCATGGCTACCCCAGTCACCCATCACAGACTTCCAATGCAACAAAAAGCTGTCCAACAAGTGTACGAAAAATGTGTGTTCTTGATACTGTTACAGAGCTTACAACATCCCCAGTCGAGGAGCAGTCTGGTTCACCTAGAGAATTACATGCCCAGTTATCAAATATAACATTAAACAGGCTTCAAACTCAGCTATCACAGCCTCTAACAAGTGAGGGAAATAAACCAACAGACAGGCTTCATACTAACAAATCACAAGTTCTGACAATTGTGAGAAATATGCCACCGGACAGGCTTAATATCGACCCAACAAGGGTTGTGACAGGTGAGGGGGATATGCCATCAGACAGGCTCCATATTGACCAATCACAGCCTCTGACAAGTGAGGGAAGTATGGCATTAGACAAGCGTCATATTGACCAATCAAAGGCTCTAATAAGTGAGGGACATATACCATCAGACATGCTTAATATTTACCAATCACAGACTATGACAAGTGAGGAAAATATGCCATTAGACAGGCGTCATATTGACCTATCACAGCCTCTGACAAGTGAGGGAAATATGGCATTAGACAAGCGTCATATTGACCAATCACAGCCTCTGAAAATTGAGGGAAAAATGACATCAAACAGTCTTTACTCTGTTATTCAGCAAAGCTTATTGACAGGACAGGGAACTCAATCTGAAGAGGCCTTAGGTCTGTCTTGTCTGAAGGACCAAGGCATAGAAGGAGGACTTTGTACAGGGAATGACCATTATGGAGCTACCAACAACACTAAAGAGCGTGAAAATGACTCGATAAGTATGGACAATAGAGATCAATCTTTAGAGGATATCTCCAAATGTGATGGACCTTCACAGAGTCTGATATCTCGTGAGGTTAATACTTCTCGACTTGAGAAAGAAGCAGATCAAGAAAAGGAGTTACCTAAAGTTCCAGTTGGGAAAACACTTACAAATGGATATTCAGCTCACTCTAATGCGTTTCATTCTACGCCTGATTTGCAAAACTGTAATTTAGTAAAGAACACTGGGTCTAGTGGATTTAGGCAAGCTAAACTGAATCAAACAAGTGACTCGGTAGATATTAAAGACAAGGACACAAGTAAAGTCAACAGATTGGAGATCACATCGCAAGATTCGTCTATATGTGGCTCGAGTTTGTTAATTGGTTTTTCTTTGTGTAGAAATGATGCCAGTGTTACTAAAAACTCAAAAAAGCCCTCAACGGGGTCCAAACAATTGTGTTCTCAATCAGATACAATGTCTCTGAGTTTAGGAAGTAATGAATCTCGGACAGAATTTATTTTTACTGTGAAAAGAATGCATAGTTCTGGGCGCTCTGAAGACGACAATTCCGTAGAACTAGATTTAGAAGGAGTTAATAGGGGTATTCAACCATCGATGTCTAGCGTTTCTGATGAAAGACAACAGTACTTAAATTCTCAGGAAAGAAAGGATTGGCTCCACTTGTTTGAGGAAGCTTATCCAAGGAGGTCTTCAAGATTGCGGACACCAAGATCAAATACAACACACAGCTCTTCAAGAACCTCTAGACAGGCCAAAACAGAACCTAGGGAAACtaaaaggaaaaggaaaacCAGCACTGCGCACCCTGACGACGCAAGACCTTCCACGCCACAGTCCTTTGTAGCTCAAGATCCTATGCCCAGTACAATATGTCAGGATGACTTTGTGGGTAATGTTGGTTGCGTAATTACGTTTAAAGATGAAGAAATGCCTAATTCTTGTAAACCTCGATTTCCCAGACCCGAGGTCGAGCTATGGAGGAATGGCGGCCCATTTGCTGTGATCTCTGACTTCTCGCTGCCTGACAAGAACTTTGCTAAGTTGAAACTCGATAAGATTAAAATGGGTAATTTAGCACCCAGAAAGTCTCTTGAACCTTGTGCGTCTGTGAGCACTTCTGATGTAGAGATGCACTGTAAACTGGAAGCAAAAAGAGCTGGAAAGTCAAAGGACGTCTCGACAAGAGCACCTGCTCAAGTGACGACTTCACGATCTGATATTGCTGAATCATCGAACTTAGTTGCTTGCTCCCAATGTGAAGCAGCATCTACAGAAAATGATCATCTAGGTGTCACTAGTGACGATCTTTCGCCTCCAAGAATTCTAAATGAGACTTATATTGTGTGTAAAAAGGTAATGTCTGCGGCCGAGGATGATAAGGATGGGGACTCGTCCCGGACATTCGACCATCCAGAAGATCCTGCGAGTAGTCCCAACAGAAAATGCATTGGTTTGGACGTTAGTGGAAACATCGGAAGATGCAGGCTTGATGGAGGAACGCCCTACATACATACTCCAGACGACAGTCTAAAGGATACAGCGAAAGGGCGTGAAAATAATAGTATTAACTCCCTTCCGTTAGACATTTCGCAGAATAGAGAAAAAGCGGCGATGGGCTTAGTGAACGAGGATGTTAGTCCCGAAAAGTTTGCTGTGGAAAGTGGGGAGACTCCTCCAAAGCGTTGCAGAACCTCACCCGATCCAAGTGATCCAACGTCCCATACCTCGCCAGAGCCCTGCATTTCGAAAAGTATTGCTAATCACATAGAATTGGGGACCACAGTGTTAAATAGACAGGGAAATGAGTCCCAAGTTATGGAACCAAGTGTTGGTGATGCTGCTACTCCTTATGGAAAATCTTCCGACCCCGACGGGAGAGAGAGCTCCGCATCAATGGACATTCAGAGTAGCAGTTTAACACCTGTTCTCATGCAAGCATGTTTAGAG CATAACGACAACGGTAGGGTCCTAGCAATCTGTCAATCATCCTGCGAGCTGGCCAATGGCCTAAAGACAGATCTAATTGCTGTTTGTTTGGCTGACTATTTTGTGATCTGGATGAGAAATGCAGGACTGGAATGGAATGTCCTTCAGACTTGGAGTTTAGATAAG GAGTACGGGGATGTGTTCTCTAGCGTGGAATTCCTTCCTTGTGAGACCCACATTGCGTTGGTAGCTGGCGGAAAGTTCTCAGAGACTAATGGGAG AATATTTGGCTGCTCGGAAGACAATGGGTACGACTTTGAATTGTTCCACCAAGACAT CGATAGCAGCAAGTCCTTCATGGACCTGTGCGTGCCAcacaagtcacgtgacctcgTGCGTGACCCGGATGTAGAGCTCATCATTGCCGGGGGCTGTGCACGTGATCAGGCTGTTCAAAAGTGGACCTTGGACTCCCTGTGTCT AAATATCAAGAAGTGTGAGAAACTCCCTGTTCCCGTAAACACTGATGGTACCATCTCATTGTGTGTTGCGGAAGGCTTAAGTTGCCTGCTTGTTGGTGGTACAAAGCACACTGTTCTTTTATG GAACTACAAGAGCTGTATTCTTCTGAAGATTATCAACCTGACAATTTGCCACGCACAGGGCTTGCGATTACTTCAAGCAGAATCTCAAAAG GGACTGTTGCTGCTGACCATCGAAAACATGTCGTCCAGGATGGTCCCTCCACACCATGGGTACTGCGTCTGTGCACTTAATCCCAAGTCAGGGAAATTGGTGCATCTGCAGGACTATGCCTGTAGTACGCCTGGCAG GTTGGAAAGAGTCATATCTTTTGCGGACAGCCAGTACATTGCTTGCGGGCACTCAGATGGGACCGTGCAGCTTTGGAACAAGACATCGCCACAAGCCGCGCCCCTTCTCTGCGTATTCCAAG GTCCCGTCTGCAGCATCAGCCTCCACCCAAGTAGACCGTTAGTGGCATTCGGCGACACGACTGGATGTGTTCATCTCTACTCCCTGTG GTAG
- the LOC116614143 gene encoding uncharacterized protein LOC116614143 isoform X1, whose protein sequence is MLYNVGRSSLEHFKAARKRLAELEKEHAKALRKLQRAEKSKERQRRRKTIHGYPSHPSQTSNATKSCPTSVRKMCVLDTVTELTTSPVEEQSGSPRELHAQLSNITLNRLQTQLSQPLTSEGNKPTDRLHTNKSQVLTIVRNMPPDRLNIDPTRVVTGEGDMPSDRLHIDQSQPLTSEGSMALDKRHIDQSKALISEGHIPSDMLNIYQSQTMTSEENMPLDRRHIDLSQPLTSEGNMALDKRHIDQSQPLKIEGKMTSNSLYSVIQQSLLTGQGTQSEEALGLSCLKDQGIEGGLCTGNDHYGATNNTKERENDSISMDNRDQSLEDISKCDGPSQSLISREVNTSRLEKEADQEKELPKVPVGKTLTNGYSAHSNAFHSTPDLQNCNLVKNTGSSGFRQAKLNQTSDSVDIKDKDTSKVNRLEITSQDSSICGSSLLIGFSLCRNDASVTKNSKKPSTGSKQLCSQSDTMSLSLGSNESRTEFIFTVKRMHSSGRSEDDNSVELDLEGVNRGIQPSMSSVSDERQQYLNSQERKDWLHLFEEAYPRRSSRLRTPRSNTTHSSSRTSRQAKTEPRETKRKRKTSTAHPDDARPSTPQSFVAQDPMPSTICQDDFVGNVGCVITFKDEEMPNSCKPRFPRPEVELWRNGGPFAVISDFSLPDKNFAKLKLDKIKMGNLAPRKSLEPCASVSTSDVEMHCKLEAKRAGKSKDVSTRAPAQVTTSRSDIAESSNLVACSQCEAASTENDHLGVTSDDLSPPRILNETYIVCKKVMSAAEDDKDGDSSRTFDHPEDPASSPNRKCIGLDVSGNIGRCRLDGGTPYIHTPDDSLKDTAKGRENNSINSLPLDISQNREKAAMGLVNEDVSPEKFAVESGETPPKRCRTSPDPSDPTSHTSPEPCISKSIANHIELGTTVLNRQGNESQVMEPSVGDAATPYGKSSDPDGRESSASMDIQSSSLTPVLMQACLEHNDNGRVLAICQSSCELANGLKTDLIAVCLADYFVIWMRNAGLEWNVLQTWSLDKEYGDVFSSVEFLPCETHIALVAGGKFSETNGRIFGCSEDNGYDFELFHQDIDSSKSFMDLCVPHKSRDLVRDPDVELIIAGGCARDQAVQKWTLDSLCLNIKKCEKLPVPVNTDGTISLCVAEGLSCLLVGGTKHTVLLWNYKSCILLKIINLTICHAQGLRLLQAESQKGLLLLTIENMSSRMVPPHHGYCVCALNPKSGKLVHLQDYACSTPGRLERVISFADSQYIACGHSDGTVQLWNKTSPQAAPLLCVFQGPVCSISLHPSRPLVAFGDTTGCVHLYSLW, encoded by the exons AGAGCTGAGAAATCAAAGGAAAGGCAGAGGAGGAGAAAGACAATCCATGGCTACCCCAGTCACCCATCACAGACTTCCAATGCAACAAAAAGCTGTCCAACAAGTGTACGAAAAATGTGTGTTCTTGATACTGTTACAGAGCTTACAACATCCCCAGTCGAGGAGCAGTCTGGTTCACCTAGAGAATTACATGCCCAGTTATCAAATATAACATTAAACAGGCTTCAAACTCAGCTATCACAGCCTCTAACAAGTGAGGGAAATAAACCAACAGACAGGCTTCATACTAACAAATCACAAGTTCTGACAATTGTGAGAAATATGCCACCGGACAGGCTTAATATCGACCCAACAAGGGTTGTGACAGGTGAGGGGGATATGCCATCAGACAGGCTCCATATTGACCAATCACAGCCTCTGACAAGTGAGGGAAGTATGGCATTAGACAAGCGTCATATTGACCAATCAAAGGCTCTAATAAGTGAGGGACATATACCATCAGACATGCTTAATATTTACCAATCACAGACTATGACAAGTGAGGAAAATATGCCATTAGACAGGCGTCATATTGACCTATCACAGCCTCTGACAAGTGAGGGAAATATGGCATTAGACAAGCGTCATATTGACCAATCACAGCCTCTGAAAATTGAGGGAAAAATGACATCAAACAGTCTTTACTCTGTTATTCAGCAAAGCTTATTGACAGGACAGGGAACTCAATCTGAAGAGGCCTTAGGTCTGTCTTGTCTGAAGGACCAAGGCATAGAAGGAGGACTTTGTACAGGGAATGACCATTATGGAGCTACCAACAACACTAAAGAGCGTGAAAATGACTCGATAAGTATGGACAATAGAGATCAATCTTTAGAGGATATCTCCAAATGTGATGGACCTTCACAGAGTCTGATATCTCGTGAGGTTAATACTTCTCGACTTGAGAAAGAAGCAGATCAAGAAAAGGAGTTACCTAAAGTTCCAGTTGGGAAAACACTTACAAATGGATATTCAGCTCACTCTAATGCGTTTCATTCTACGCCTGATTTGCAAAACTGTAATTTAGTAAAGAACACTGGGTCTAGTGGATTTAGGCAAGCTAAACTGAATCAAACAAGTGACTCGGTAGATATTAAAGACAAGGACACAAGTAAAGTCAACAGATTGGAGATCACATCGCAAGATTCGTCTATATGTGGCTCGAGTTTGTTAATTGGTTTTTCTTTGTGTAGAAATGATGCCAGTGTTACTAAAAACTCAAAAAAGCCCTCAACGGGGTCCAAACAATTGTGTTCTCAATCAGATACAATGTCTCTGAGTTTAGGAAGTAATGAATCTCGGACAGAATTTATTTTTACTGTGAAAAGAATGCATAGTTCTGGGCGCTCTGAAGACGACAATTCCGTAGAACTAGATTTAGAAGGAGTTAATAGGGGTATTCAACCATCGATGTCTAGCGTTTCTGATGAAAGACAACAGTACTTAAATTCTCAGGAAAGAAAGGATTGGCTCCACTTGTTTGAGGAAGCTTATCCAAGGAGGTCTTCAAGATTGCGGACACCAAGATCAAATACAACACACAGCTCTTCAAGAACCTCTAGACAGGCCAAAACAGAACCTAGGGAAACtaaaaggaaaaggaaaacCAGCACTGCGCACCCTGACGACGCAAGACCTTCCACGCCACAGTCCTTTGTAGCTCAAGATCCTATGCCCAGTACAATATGTCAGGATGACTTTGTGGGTAATGTTGGTTGCGTAATTACGTTTAAAGATGAAGAAATGCCTAATTCTTGTAAACCTCGATTTCCCAGACCCGAGGTCGAGCTATGGAGGAATGGCGGCCCATTTGCTGTGATCTCTGACTTCTCGCTGCCTGACAAGAACTTTGCTAAGTTGAAACTCGATAAGATTAAAATGGGTAATTTAGCACCCAGAAAGTCTCTTGAACCTTGTGCGTCTGTGAGCACTTCTGATGTAGAGATGCACTGTAAACTGGAAGCAAAAAGAGCTGGAAAGTCAAAGGACGTCTCGACAAGAGCACCTGCTCAAGTGACGACTTCACGATCTGATATTGCTGAATCATCGAACTTAGTTGCTTGCTCCCAATGTGAAGCAGCATCTACAGAAAATGATCATCTAGGTGTCACTAGTGACGATCTTTCGCCTCCAAGAATTCTAAATGAGACTTATATTGTGTGTAAAAAGGTAATGTCTGCGGCCGAGGATGATAAGGATGGGGACTCGTCCCGGACATTCGACCATCCAGAAGATCCTGCGAGTAGTCCCAACAGAAAATGCATTGGTTTGGACGTTAGTGGAAACATCGGAAGATGCAGGCTTGATGGAGGAACGCCCTACATACATACTCCAGACGACAGTCTAAAGGATACAGCGAAAGGGCGTGAAAATAATAGTATTAACTCCCTTCCGTTAGACATTTCGCAGAATAGAGAAAAAGCGGCGATGGGCTTAGTGAACGAGGATGTTAGTCCCGAAAAGTTTGCTGTGGAAAGTGGGGAGACTCCTCCAAAGCGTTGCAGAACCTCACCCGATCCAAGTGATCCAACGTCCCATACCTCGCCAGAGCCCTGCATTTCGAAAAGTATTGCTAATCACATAGAATTGGGGACCACAGTGTTAAATAGACAGGGAAATGAGTCCCAAGTTATGGAACCAAGTGTTGGTGATGCTGCTACTCCTTATGGAAAATCTTCCGACCCCGACGGGAGAGAGAGCTCCGCATCAATGGACATTCAGAGTAGCAGTTTAACACCTGTTCTCATGCAAGCATGTTTAGAG CATAACGACAACGGTAGGGTCCTAGCAATCTGTCAATCATCCTGCGAGCTGGCCAATGGCCTAAAGACAGATCTAATTGCTGTTTGTTTGGCTGACTATTTTGTGATCTGGATGAGAAATGCAGGACTGGAATGGAATGTCCTTCAGACTTGGAGTTTAGATAAG GAGTACGGGGATGTGTTCTCTAGCGTGGAATTCCTTCCTTGTGAGACCCACATTGCGTTGGTAGCTGGCGGAAAGTTCTCAGAGACTAATGGGAG AATATTTGGCTGCTCGGAAGACAATGGGTACGACTTTGAATTGTTCCACCAAGACAT CGATAGCAGCAAGTCCTTCATGGACCTGTGCGTGCCAcacaagtcacgtgacctcgTGCGTGACCCGGATGTAGAGCTCATCATTGCCGGGGGCTGTGCACGTGATCAGGCTGTTCAAAAGTGGACCTTGGACTCCCTGTGTCT AAATATCAAGAAGTGTGAGAAACTCCCTGTTCCCGTAAACACTGATGGTACCATCTCATTGTGTGTTGCGGAAGGCTTAAGTTGCCTGCTTGTTGGTGGTACAAAGCACACTGTTCTTTTATG GAACTACAAGAGCTGTATTCTTCTGAAGATTATCAACCTGACAATTTGCCACGCACAGGGCTTGCGATTACTTCAAGCAGAATCTCAAAAG GGACTGTTGCTGCTGACCATCGAAAACATGTCGTCCAGGATGGTCCCTCCACACCATGGGTACTGCGTCTGTGCACTTAATCCCAAGTCAGGGAAATTGGTGCATCTGCAGGACTATGCCTGTAGTACGCCTGGCAG GTTGGAAAGAGTCATATCTTTTGCGGACAGCCAGTACATTGCTTGCGGGCACTCAGATGGGACCGTGCAGCTTTGGAACAAGACATCGCCACAAGCCGCGCCCCTTCTCTGCGTATTCCAAG GTCCCGTCTGCAGCATCAGCCTCCACCCAAGTAGACCGTTAGTGGCATTCGGCGACACGACTGGATGTGTTCATCTCTACTCCCTGTGGTAG